Proteins from a genomic interval of Polaribacter sejongensis:
- a CDS encoding MATE family efflux transporter: protein MNISQYTSEFKYNWKLAAPVMLGMLGHTFVSFIDNIMVGQMGTAELAAVSLGNSFMFIAMSIGIGFSTAITPLIAEADSSDNLKQAKATYKSGLFLCTTLGIILFAGVYFSKPLMYLMKQPKEVVELAIPYLDLVAFSLIPLVIFQAIKQFSDGLSMTKYPMYAALIANVINIVLNYLLIFGKFGFPEMGIIGAAYGTLISRVVMVLYLWLLLRYKERSAEIVRNIKFFVLDILTIKKIVNIGSLSAMQMFFEVAIFTAAVWLSGLLGKNPQAANQIALNLSSMTFMVATGLSVAAMVRVGNQKGLRDYKELRRIAFSIFLLGVLLAVFFALLFFVFHKSLPMIYVDLSDTTNYIDNMEVVSIASNLLIAAAFFQISDSIQVVFLGALRGIQDVKVPTILTFISYWVIGFPVSYYFGSEEMYGSFGIWLGLLAGLTTASILLFIRFNSLTLKLIKEKK, encoded by the coding sequence GTGAATATTTCTCAATATACATCAGAATTTAAATACAACTGGAAGCTTGCAGCACCAGTAATGTTAGGTATGCTTGGGCATACATTTGTAAGTTTTATAGATAATATAATGGTTGGCCAAATGGGAACAGCAGAATTAGCTGCGGTTTCTTTGGGTAATAGTTTTATGTTTATCGCCATGTCTATAGGTATTGGTTTTTCTACAGCGATTACACCTTTAATTGCAGAAGCAGATTCATCCGATAATCTAAAACAAGCAAAAGCTACGTATAAAAGTGGTTTGTTTTTATGTACTACTTTAGGTATTATCTTATTTGCTGGCGTCTATTTCTCTAAGCCGTTAATGTATTTAATGAAACAACCCAAAGAAGTGGTAGAGTTGGCAATTCCGTATTTAGACTTGGTTGCTTTTTCATTAATTCCTTTGGTTATTTTTCAAGCAATTAAGCAGTTTAGTGATGGTCTGTCTATGACTAAATACCCAATGTATGCGGCGTTAATTGCGAATGTTATAAATATCGTTTTAAACTATTTATTAATTTTCGGGAAATTTGGTTTTCCAGAAATGGGAATTATTGGTGCAGCGTATGGTACGTTAATTTCTAGAGTTGTAATGGTGCTTTACTTGTGGTTATTGCTGCGTTATAAAGAAAGATCTGCAGAAATAGTAAGAAATATAAAATTCTTTGTTTTAGATATTTTAACGATAAAAAAAATTGTGAATATTGGTTCTTTAAGTGCTATGCAAATGTTTTTTGAAGTTGCTATTTTTACAGCCGCAGTTTGGTTAAGTGGTTTGTTAGGGAAAAACCCACAAGCAGCAAATCAAATAGCCTTAAACTTATCTTCTATGACATTTATGGTTGCAACGGGCTTAAGTGTTGCTGCTATGGTTAGAGTAGGAAACCAAAAAGGATTACGAGATTATAAAGAATTGCGTAGAATTGCTTTTTCTATCTTTTTATTAGGAGTATTATTAGCCGTCTTTTTTGCATTACTTTTCTTTGTTTTTCATAAAAGTTTACCAATGATCTATGTAGATTTAAGTGATACTACAAATTATATAGACAATATGGAAGTAGTTTCTATTGCTTCAAATTTATTAATAGCTGCGGCATTTTTTCAAATATCAGACAGTATACAAGTTGTTTTTTTAGGAGCTTTGCGTGGTATACAAGATGTTAAGGTACCTACAATTCTTACTTTTATTTCTTATTGGGTTATCGGTTTTCCGGTTTCTTATTATTTCGGAAGCGAAGAAATGTATGGTAGTTTTGGTATTTGGTTAGGTTTGCTTGCAGGTTTAACAACAGCTTCTATTTTACTATTTATCAGATTTAATTCATTAACTTTAAAGTTGATAAAAGAGAAAAAATAA
- a CDS encoding S46 family peptidase, whose product MKKILITFIVFMVSIPSALADEGMWFLMHIERLNHRDMQKMGLQLTAEEIYSVNNQSLKDGIVQFNGGCTASIVSESGLVLTNHHCGYNAIAELSTAEQNHLKNGFWAGSKEEELKPESLYVRFFVRMDDVSKRILSLVNDEMSEKEREAIINREIAKIEKENNEGGKYTVSVRSFYEGNEFYYFVYEDYNDVRLVGTPPENVGKYGGDTDNWEWPRHTGDFSLFRVYADENGEPAEYSTTNVPLKVKYHLPVNIDGVKENDFAMILGYPGRTNRWMPAQGVEQNVKYAYPAWVEGSKLSMDVMKKYMNADESVNLMYASAYAGIANYWKNRGGMITALTEHKTVEKKSKVEAKFARWAKKKDNKEAYGKVIENINNYYSLTNEKAKQTNYLLGMLRSSKFAVLPYRIGGALKQYTAANEAERANMLPRLQALIESSYKDFYLPLEEEVFAKQLGLLASKSNYSLPELVAEVGGKNDNDFSAYVKAIFKLSMFTSKEGVEAYLQYPNEAILNSDPLLQLSNQLLDKYRENPESLVQAENDFKASFRLLVKGLRESGLSNIKYPDANSTLRLSYGKVRALPADKRNDANENNYTTFQGMIKKYKPNDPEFDLDQSMLDIYEKKDYGRYANERGQLPVNFLTDNDITGGNSGSPVVNGKGELIGLAFDGNIEAMAGDVIFDSNLQRTINVDIRYVLWLIDKYSNAKHIVDELTIISKK is encoded by the coding sequence ATGAAAAAAATACTTATTACATTTATTGTATTTATGGTCTCAATTCCTTCAGCATTGGCTGATGAGGGAATGTGGTTTTTAATGCATATCGAGCGATTAAATCATCGTGATATGCAAAAAATGGGATTACAATTAACAGCAGAAGAAATTTACAGTGTTAACAATCAGAGTTTAAAAGATGGTATCGTGCAGTTTAACGGAGGTTGTACAGCAAGTATCGTATCGGAAAGCGGATTGGTGTTAACAAACCACCATTGTGGTTACAATGCAATTGCAGAATTATCTACAGCAGAACAAAATCATTTAAAAAATGGTTTCTGGGCAGGTTCTAAAGAAGAAGAATTGAAACCAGAAAGCTTATATGTGCGCTTTTTTGTAAGAATGGATGATGTTTCTAAACGTATTTTATCACTTGTAAATGATGAAATGAGTGAAAAAGAACGTGAAGCAATCATTAATAGAGAAATTGCTAAAATTGAAAAAGAAAATAACGAAGGTGGAAAATATACCGTTTCTGTTCGTTCTTTCTATGAAGGTAATGAGTTTTACTACTTTGTGTATGAGGATTATAATGATGTTCGTTTAGTAGGTACGCCTCCAGAAAATGTTGGTAAATATGGTGGAGATACAGATAACTGGGAATGGCCAAGACATACCGGAGATTTTTCTTTATTTAGAGTCTATGCAGATGAAAATGGAGAACCAGCAGAATATTCTACTACCAATGTGCCTTTAAAAGTAAAATATCATTTACCTGTTAATATTGATGGTGTAAAAGAAAATGATTTTGCGATGATTTTAGGATATCCAGGTAGAACAAACCGTTGGATGCCTGCACAAGGAGTAGAGCAAAATGTAAAATATGCTTATCCTGCTTGGGTAGAAGGTTCTAAATTAAGTATGGATGTTATGAAAAAATACATGAATGCAGATGAGTCTGTAAATCTAATGTATGCATCTGCTTACGCTGGTATTGCCAACTATTGGAAAAATAGAGGTGGAATGATTACTGCTTTAACAGAACATAAAACGGTTGAAAAGAAAAGTAAAGTAGAAGCGAAGTTTGCAAGATGGGCTAAGAAAAAAGACAATAAAGAAGCTTACGGAAAAGTTATTGAGAATATCAATAATTACTATAGTTTAACCAACGAGAAAGCAAAACAAACCAACTACTTATTAGGGATGTTGCGTTCTAGTAAATTTGCTGTTTTACCATACAGAATTGGTGGCGCTTTAAAGCAATATACAGCTGCAAATGAAGCTGAGCGTGCAAATATGTTACCAAGATTACAAGCGCTTATAGAGAGTTCTTATAAAGATTTTTACTTGCCTTTAGAAGAAGAGGTTTTTGCAAAACAATTAGGCTTGTTAGCATCAAAATCTAATTACTCATTGCCAGAATTGGTTGCAGAAGTAGGAGGAAAGAACGACAATGATTTTTCTGCGTATGTAAAAGCTATTTTTAAGTTGAGTATGTTTACTTCTAAAGAAGGAGTAGAGGCTTATTTACAATACCCAAATGAAGCCATCTTAAATAGTGATCCTTTATTACAATTGTCTAATCAGTTATTAGATAAATATAGAGAGAACCCAGAAAGTTTGGTTCAAGCAGAAAATGATTTTAAAGCATCATTTAGATTGTTAGTAAAAGGATTGCGTGAATCAGGATTGAGTAATATTAAATATCCTGATGCAAATTCGACTTTAAGATTGTCTTACGGTAAAGTAAGAGCTTTACCAGCGGATAAGAGAAACGATGCGAATGAGAATAATTATACTACTTTTCAGGGGATGATTAAAAAGTACAAACCAAACGATCCTGAGTTTGATTTAGACCAAAGCATGTTAGATATTTACGAAAAGAAAGATTACGGACGTTACGCAAATGAGCGTGGTCAGTTACCTGTAAACTTTTTAACAGATAACGATATTACTGGTGGTAACTCTGGTTCTCCTGTTGTAAACGGAAAAGGTGAATTAATTGGTTTGGCTTTTGATGGAAACATTGAAGCAATGGCAGGTGATGTTATTTTTGACTCAAACTTACAAAGAACTATTAATGTTGATATTAGATATGTACTTTGGTTGATAGATAAATACTCAAACGCAAAACATATTGTAGATGAATTGACTATTATTAGTAAAAAATAG
- a CDS encoding diacylglycerol kinase family protein: MKNPNDSFIRGRLRSFKFALRGMWLLMTTEDSIKAQLFVAVLATILGFYFNISNIEWMFQFIVIGLVLVAEALNTAIEKVADFVHPDYHEKIGFIKDIAAGAPSFAAFTSLIIAGFIYIPKITLLF; the protein is encoded by the coding sequence ATGAAGAATCCTAATGATAGCTTTATAAGAGGAAGACTTCGTAGTTTTAAGTTTGCCTTAAGAGGTATGTGGCTTTTAATGACTACGGAAGACAGCATAAAAGCACAACTTTTTGTTGCTGTACTTGCTACTATTTTAGGTTTTTATTTTAACATTTCTAATATAGAATGGATGTTTCAGTTTATCGTTATCGGCCTCGTTTTAGTGGCAGAAGCTTTAAACACTGCTATAGAAAAAGTGGCAGATTTTGTACACCCAGATTATCACGAGAAAATAGGTTTTATTAAAGATATAGCTGCAGGCGCACCAAGCTTTGCAGCTTTTACTTCATTAATTATTGCAGGTTTTATATACATCCCTAAAATAACGTTGTTATTTTAG
- a CDS encoding fasciclin domain-containing protein produces the protein MKTLNFFKVTVLMLSLVVSQNFSAQEKTKMVGGAEMYPSKNIVENAVNSKDHTTLVAAVKAAELVDVLTSEGPFTVFAPTNKAFDKLPEGTVSTLLKAENKTKLQTILKYHVVAGKWNAEQIVALIKEGNGKAAIKTVSGGTITAWMKGKNVYISDENGGKAKVTIADVNQSNGVIHVIDAVLLPKPAM, from the coding sequence ATGAAAACCTTAAATTTTTTTAAAGTAACAGTTTTAATGCTTAGTTTAGTTGTTAGTCAAAATTTTAGTGCGCAAGAAAAAACAAAAATGGTGGGTGGAGCAGAAATGTATCCTTCTAAAAATATTGTAGAAAATGCAGTAAACTCTAAAGACCATACAACATTAGTCGCAGCCGTAAAAGCAGCAGAATTAGTAGATGTATTAACTAGTGAAGGACCTTTTACTGTTTTTGCACCTACAAATAAAGCGTTTGATAAGTTGCCAGAAGGTACCGTAAGTACTTTGTTAAAGGCAGAAAATAAAACTAAATTACAAACAATTTTAAAATATCATGTTGTTGCAGGTAAATGGAATGCAGAACAAATTGTTGCCTTAATTAAAGAAGGAAATGGTAAAGCTGCTATTAAAACAGTAAGCGGAGGAACCATTACTGCTTGGATGAAAGGAAAAAACGTTTATATTTCTGATGAAAACGGAGGGAAAGCTAAAGTAACTATTGCAGATGTAAACCAATCTAACGGAGTTATACATGTAATTGATGCTGTTTTATTGCCAAAACCAGCAATGTAA
- a CDS encoding lipocalin family protein: MKNLKLFYGISIIIMILSSCSSDDDDSFNFVIGEWRAIEMSENNESVELPVCLQHQYILFKSNNEFSGGRIESTNYPDECYTISFSSIEWEYLGNNKYRIGDRNEQGKIYTIIKVGNNISMLNPNGITKIIYEPFESGF; the protein is encoded by the coding sequence ATGAAAAATTTAAAATTATTTTACGGAATTTCAATAATAATTATGATTTTATCATCCTGTTCAAGCGATGATGATGATTCTTTCAATTTTGTAATTGGAGAATGGAGAGCGATAGAAATGTCTGAAAATAACGAAAGTGTAGAATTACCTGTTTGTTTACAACATCAATACATATTATTCAAATCTAATAATGAATTCTCTGGCGGAAGAATAGAATCAACTAATTATCCAGACGAATGTTATACTATTAGTTTTAGTAGTATTGAGTGGGAATATTTAGGAAATAATAAATATAGAATCGGAGATAGGAATGAACAAGGAAAAATATACACGATAATAAAAGTAGGAAATAATATATCAATGCTAAATCCGAACGGGATTACAAAAATAATTTACGAACCATTTGAAAGCGGTTTTTAA
- a CDS encoding peptide chain release factor 3: MTFLEEIARRRTFGIISHPDAGKTTLTEKLLLFGGAIQEAGAVKNNKIKKGATSDFMEIERQRGISVATSVLAFIYQDKKINILDTPGHKDFAEDTFRTLTAVDSVIVVIDVAKGVEPQTEKLVEVCRMRSIPMLVFINKLDREGKDAFDLLDEVEQKLGLRVTPMSFPIGMGYDFKGIYNIWEKKLNLFSGDNKTSISEGVEFDDLSNPELDKIVGKKAADTLREEIELISEVYPDFDREEYLSGSLQPVFFGSALNNFGVKELLDAFIEIAPAPQPKKAEERLVDSKEKKMTGFVFKIHANMDPKHRDRLAFIKIVSGTFKRNAPYLHVRNGKKVKFSSPNAFFAEKKEIVEESFPGDIVGIHDTGNFKIGDTLTEGEELNFKGIPSFSPEHFRYVNNADPMKSKQLYKGLDQLMDEGVAQLFTLDMNGRKVIGTVGALQYEVIQYRLEHEYGAKCSYENLSVHKACWVEPEDIKNDEFKEFKRVKQRYLAKDKQGQLVFLADSEFTIQMTQSKYPTVKLHFTSEFKK; encoded by the coding sequence ATGACATTTTTAGAAGAGATAGCACGTAGAAGAACTTTTGGTATTATATCGCACCCGGATGCTGGTAAAACCACATTAACAGAAAAATTACTACTTTTTGGTGGCGCAATTCAAGAAGCTGGTGCTGTAAAAAATAATAAGATTAAAAAGGGAGCCACTTCCGATTTTATGGAAATTGAACGTCAGCGTGGTATTTCTGTTGCTACTTCTGTTCTAGCTTTCATTTATCAAGATAAAAAAATAAACATTTTAGATACTCCTGGTCACAAGGATTTTGCTGAGGATACTTTTAGAACTTTAACTGCCGTAGATAGTGTTATTGTGGTAATTGATGTTGCAAAAGGTGTGGAACCGCAAACCGAGAAATTGGTGGAAGTTTGTAGAATGAGAAGCATACCAATGTTGGTTTTTATCAACAAGTTGGATAGAGAAGGAAAAGATGCCTTTGATTTATTAGATGAAGTTGAGCAAAAATTAGGTTTGCGTGTTACTCCAATGAGTTTCCCAATAGGAATGGGATATGACTTTAAGGGGATTTATAATATTTGGGAAAAGAAATTAAATCTTTTTTCTGGTGATAACAAAACTTCTATTTCCGAAGGTGTTGAGTTTGATGATTTATCAAACCCAGAACTAGACAAAATAGTTGGTAAAAAAGCCGCAGATACTTTACGTGAAGAAATAGAATTGATAAGCGAGGTTTACCCCGATTTTGACAGAGAAGAGTACCTGAGCGGTTCGCTCCAACCTGTATTTTTTGGTTCTGCTTTAAATAACTTTGGAGTAAAAGAATTGTTGGATGCATTTATTGAAATTGCTCCTGCTCCACAACCTAAAAAAGCAGAAGAGCGTTTAGTAGATTCTAAAGAGAAAAAAATGACTGGTTTTGTGTTTAAAATCCATGCAAACATGGATCCAAAACACAGAGATAGATTGGCTTTTATTAAAATTGTATCGGGAACTTTTAAAAGAAATGCACCTTATTTACATGTTAGAAATGGTAAAAAAGTTAAGTTTTCTAGTCCGAATGCATTTTTTGCAGAGAAAAAAGAAATTGTAGAAGAATCTTTTCCTGGTGATATTGTAGGAATCCATGATACCGGTAACTTTAAGATTGGAGATACTTTAACTGAAGGAGAAGAATTGAATTTTAAAGGAATTCCTAGTTTCTCTCCAGAACATTTCCGTTACGTAAACAACGCAGACCCAATGAAATCTAAACAATTATATAAAGGTTTAGATCAATTAATGGATGAAGGTGTAGCGCAGCTATTTACTTTAGATATGAATGGTAGAAAAGTAATTGGAACTGTTGGTGCTTTACAATATGAGGTTATTCAATACAGACTAGAACACGAATATGGAGCAAAATGTTCTTACGAAAATTTAAGTGTTCACAAAGCGTGTTGGGTAGAACCAGAAGATATTAAGAATGATGAATTTAAAGAATTCAAACGTGTTAAACAACGTTATTTAGCAAAAGACAAACAAGGTCAGTTAGTGTTTTTAGCAGATTCTGAATTTACTATACAAATGACACAAAGTAAATATCCAACGGTAAAGTTGCATTTTACAAGTGAATTTAAAAAATAA
- a CDS encoding peptidylprolyl isomerase, giving the protein MNNGIYAKFTTPKGEILVQLEHEKAPGTVGNFVALTEGNLENAVKEQGTPYYDGLKFHRVIPEFMVQGGCPQGTGTGNPGYKFDDEFHPDLKHDAPGKLAMANSGPATNGSQFYITHVPTPWLDGKHTVFGSVIKGQDVVDAIAQGDDMTVEIIKVGAEAEAFNAVEAFRTFEGSREKREAAEIAKQKALLDTVAAGYDETASGLRYQILQKGTGKKATKGAGVSVHYKGQLLDGTVFDSSYKRKEPIDFNVGVGQVISGWDEGIQLLQVGDKARFVIPSNLAYGSAGAGGVIPPDATLIFDVELMAVK; this is encoded by the coding sequence ATGAATAACGGAATTTATGCAAAATTCACCACTCCAAAAGGTGAGATTTTAGTACAATTAGAACACGAAAAAGCTCCTGGAACTGTTGGTAATTTTGTTGCTTTAACAGAAGGAAATTTAGAAAATGCTGTAAAAGAGCAAGGAACTCCTTATTATGATGGATTAAAATTCCACAGAGTAATTCCAGAATTTATGGTACAAGGTGGTTGTCCACAAGGAACAGGAACTGGTAACCCAGGTTATAAATTTGATGATGAATTTCACCCAGATTTAAAACATGATGCTCCAGGAAAATTAGCAATGGCAAACTCTGGTCCAGCAACAAACGGAAGTCAGTTTTATATTACCCACGTTCCTACTCCATGGTTAGACGGTAAACATACTGTTTTTGGTTCTGTAATTAAAGGTCAAGATGTTGTTGATGCAATTGCTCAAGGAGATGATATGACTGTAGAAATTATTAAAGTTGGTGCAGAAGCAGAAGCTTTTAATGCTGTTGAAGCTTTTAGAACTTTTGAAGGATCTAGAGAAAAGCGTGAAGCTGCAGAAATAGCAAAACAAAAAGCATTGTTAGATACAGTTGCTGCTGGTTATGATGAAACTGCAAGTGGTTTACGTTACCAAATTTTACAAAAAGGAACAGGAAAAAAAGCTACTAAAGGTGCTGGAGTTTCTGTGCACTACAAAGGTCAATTATTAGACGGTACTGTTTTTGATTCTTCTTATAAGAGAAAAGAACCAATCGATTTTAATGTTGGTGTAGGTCAGGTTATTTCTGGTTGGGATGAAGGAATTCAATTATTACAAGTGGGTGACAAAGCTCGTTTTGTAATCCCTTCTAACTTAGCGTATGGTTCTGCAGGTGCAGGAGGAGTTATTCCACCAGATGCAACACTTATATTTGATGTAGAATTAATGGCTGTAAAATAA
- a CDS encoding TRAFAC clade GTPase domain-containing protein — translation MAGRCKEPSCFPDEIGCNVEGCSNVKDCKNYISEESTTEDVEKVDEDNYYRIPWTGNSFGLTDLNYLTASSKPIFIGITGVASAGKTTFLASLYCLLRNGESIGNYSFAGSLTLIGWENIAWYLSWKNNGNIQFPPHTSNNAGRLPGLLHIALKNNEGEKIDLVFTDAPGEWFDHWRINVNNENAKGAKWIHDNCDAFLLFADCEMLTPTNSKRGIAKQQINSVADRIMENLGNRPFELIWSKSDITIPVETKNQIRSHFKQNQIKYFAEYETSVKAGEDELFHQNICNSIDWLIEKLHNNKNQIPRILSHKPEDMFLSKRAINE, via the coding sequence ATGGCAGGAAGATGTAAAGAACCATCATGCTTTCCTGATGAAATAGGTTGTAATGTGGAAGGTTGTTCAAATGTAAAGGATTGTAAGAATTATATTTCCGAAGAATCCACTACTGAAGATGTTGAAAAAGTTGATGAAGACAATTATTATAGAATTCCATGGACTGGAAATTCATTTGGATTGACTGATTTAAATTATTTGACTGCTTCATCAAAACCAATTTTTATTGGAATTACTGGGGTTGCAAGTGCTGGCAAAACAACTTTCCTTGCATCATTATATTGTCTTTTAAGAAATGGTGAAAGCATTGGTAACTATAGTTTTGCTGGATCATTAACACTTATAGGTTGGGAAAATATTGCATGGTACTTAAGTTGGAAGAATAACGGAAATATTCAATTCCCGCCACACACCTCTAATAATGCAGGAAGGTTACCAGGCTTATTGCATATTGCACTTAAAAATAATGAAGGTGAAAAAATTGACTTGGTGTTTACAGACGCACCCGGTGAATGGTTTGACCACTGGAGAATAAATGTGAATAACGAAAATGCAAAAGGTGCTAAATGGATTCATGATAATTGCGATGCTTTTTTACTTTTTGCAGATTGCGAGATGCTTACTCCTACTAATTCAAAACGCGGGATTGCGAAGCAACAGATAAATTCTGTTGCAGATAGGATTATGGAAAATTTAGGAAACAGACCTTTTGAGTTAATTTGGTCTAAATCAGACATTACTATACCTGTTGAAACAAAAAATCAAATCCGTTCTCACTTTAAGCAAAATCAAATAAAGTATTTTGCAGAATATGAGACAAGTGTAAAAGCGGGTGAAGATGAGTTATTTCATCAAAACATCTGCAATTCTATAGACTGGCTTATTGAAAAGTTACACAACAATAAAAACCAGATACCTCGAATACTCTCGCATAAACCCGAAGATATGTTTCTTTCTAAAAGAGCTATAAATGAATAA
- the tpx gene encoding thiol peroxidase: MANITLKGNAINTIGNLPKTGTKAADFKLTAVDLSQKSLSDFAGKKVILNIFPSVDTGTCATSVREFNKKAADLENTVVLCVSKDLPFAQARFCGAEGIDNVVMLSDFADGNFGKSYELEIADGPLAHLHSRSIVIIDENGNVAYTEQVSEIVDEPNYTAALNAI, translated from the coding sequence ATGGCAAATATCACATTAAAAGGAAACGCAATAAACACAATAGGTAACTTACCTAAAACAGGAACTAAAGCAGCTGATTTTAAACTAACTGCAGTAGATTTATCTCAAAAAAGTTTATCAGATTTTGCTGGTAAAAAGGTAATTTTAAATATTTTTCCTAGTGTAGATACAGGTACTTGTGCTACGTCTGTTAGAGAATTTAATAAAAAAGCGGCAGATTTAGAAAATACAGTTGTTTTATGTGTTTCTAAAGATTTACCATTTGCTCAAGCTCGTTTTTGTGGTGCAGAAGGTATTGATAATGTAGTAATGTTATCTGATTTTGCTGATGGTAACTTCGGAAAATCTTACGAATTAGAAATTGCAGATGGTCCTTTAGCACATTTACATTCTAGATCTATTGTTATTATCGATGAAAACGGAAACGTTGCGTATACAGAACAAGTTTCTGAAATTGTTGACGAACCTAATTATACAGCTGCTTTAAACGCAATTTAA
- a CDS encoding GTPase-associated system all-helical protein GASH: MNNEFLQSFLKTGLFEIGDSDDRLEKLKKSIADLQKQFEEDYSLLPKYTLVAIDPNISDTEPALLETEKIVIVHWETLRSKYAEMPRNILRGVILNAINNVGIDDPLAARIIYLSALNLYPYVKLNKEKSIVDRLIIKLGDIAEINAVEEWSFVEEEPKLKLSTLKLNDIKLGKAKIDTEKLQPKLREAINNDPSGHTAQNHGGSSQWGVHFADLATEGIATAFDSAMTQLTGSLSADSIETPINKFFAAFKKSLDVSLKTSFTSLTSVERRSKLLWWKETLYSSSLRTSYRGLDKYLLPIVMSTDLNNQIPEVTPISVDYLLRDTLFLLDERKENKVKFVVFLTEITKKGVKDVLKPFFPELNEEEGRISITDFIALLLNDRTNIKEFKNRTGIEDKDESDISEIAVAILHDLLTQRLITE, from the coding sequence ATGAACAATGAATTTTTACAATCATTTCTAAAAACAGGCCTCTTTGAAATTGGAGACAGTGATGATAGACTTGAAAAATTAAAAAAATCAATTGCAGACTTACAAAAGCAGTTTGAAGAAGATTATTCTCTGCTTCCTAAATATACCTTAGTTGCAATCGATCCAAATATTTCGGATACTGAACCTGCTTTATTGGAGACAGAAAAAATTGTAATAGTTCATTGGGAAACATTAAGGAGTAAATACGCTGAAATGCCAAGGAATATTTTAAGAGGAGTAATTTTAAATGCAATTAACAATGTTGGAATTGATGACCCACTGGCAGCTAGAATTATTTATTTGTCCGCACTAAATCTTTATCCATATGTCAAATTAAATAAAGAAAAAAGTATTGTTGATCGCTTAATAATTAAACTTGGAGATATAGCAGAAATTAATGCTGTTGAGGAATGGTCTTTTGTTGAAGAGGAACCCAAATTAAAATTAAGTACTTTAAAACTTAATGACATTAAGTTAGGTAAAGCAAAGATTGATACTGAAAAACTTCAACCAAAATTAAGAGAAGCAATTAATAATGATCCTAGTGGTCATACTGCTCAAAACCATGGAGGAAGCAGTCAATGGGGAGTTCATTTTGCTGATTTGGCTACAGAAGGAATTGCAACTGCTTTTGATAGTGCAATGACCCAGCTTACAGGTTCACTGTCTGCTGATTCCATTGAAACCCCAATAAATAAATTTTTTGCTGCATTTAAAAAGAGCTTAGATGTAAGTCTAAAAACTTCTTTCACTTCATTAACATCTGTTGAACGAAGAAGTAAACTTTTATGGTGGAAGGAAACTCTTTATTCTTCATCACTTAGAACAAGTTATAGAGGTTTGGACAAGTACTTACTTCCAATAGTTATGAGTACTGATTTAAATAATCAAATACCAGAAGTAACCCCGATTAGTGTTGATTATCTCTTGAGGGATACATTGTTTTTGTTAGATGAAAGGAAAGAGAACAAAGTGAAGTTTGTAGTCTTTTTAACTGAAATTACAAAGAAAGGAGTTAAAGATGTTTTAAAACCATTTTTCCCTGAGTTAAACGAGGAAGAAGGTCGAATATCAATAACTGATTTCATTGCTCTTTTATTAAATGACAGAACTAATATAAAGGAATTTAAAAATAGAACTGGGATTGAAGATAAAGATGAAAGTGATATTAGTGAGATAGCTGTTGCAATCCTACATGATTTATTAACACAACGACTAATTACAGAATAA